One window of the Trifolium pratense cultivar HEN17-A07 linkage group LG2, ARS_RC_1.1, whole genome shotgun sequence genome contains the following:
- the LOC123907669 gene encoding OVARIAN TUMOR DOMAIN-containing deubiquitinating enzyme 4-like isoform X3 translates to MLRSNLPIIRIPGDGRCMFRSVVYGACLRTGDPPPSLTRQKELADELRAKVVDEFIKRRADTEWFLEGDFNTYTVQMRKSQAWGGEPELLMSSHVLH, encoded by the exons ATGCTTCGTAGCAACCTTCCCATAATTC gaaTACCAGGAGATGGCAGATGTATGTTTAGATCTGTGGTCTATGGTGCCTGCCTCAGAACAGGTGACCCACCTCCAAGTCTCACCAGGCAAAAAGAACTTGCAGATGAACTAAGAGCCAAA GTTGTGGATGAATTCATCAAGAGGAGAGCAGACACTGAGTG GTTTCTTGAAGGCGACTTTAACACCTATACCGTACAAATGAGAAAGTCTCAAGCATGGGGTGGAGAACCTGAACTTCTCATGTCATCACATGTTTTACA CTGA
- the LOC123907669 gene encoding OVARIAN TUMOR DOMAIN-containing deubiquitinating enzyme 4-like isoform X1 — translation MLRSNLPIIRIPGDGRCMFRSVVYGACLRTGDPPPSLTRQKELADELRAKVVDEFIKRRADTEWFLEGDFNTYTVQMRKSQAWGGEPELLMSSHVLQMPITVIMHDTNSNNLKIIAEYGQEYGKEKPIRVIYDGFGHYDVFKCST, via the exons ATGCTTCGTAGCAACCTTCCCATAATTC gaaTACCAGGAGATGGCAGATGTATGTTTAGATCTGTGGTCTATGGTGCCTGCCTCAGAACAGGTGACCCACCTCCAAGTCTCACCAGGCAAAAAGAACTTGCAGATGAACTAAGAGCCAAA GTTGTGGATGAATTCATCAAGAGGAGAGCAGACACTGAGTG GTTTCTTGAAGGCGACTTTAACACCTATACCGTACAAATGAGAAAGTCTCAAGCATGGGGTGGAGAACCTGAACTTCTCATGTCATCACATGTTTTACA GATGCCTATAACTGTGATTATGCATGatacaaattcaaataaccTTAAAATTATAGCTGAATATGGTCAGGAGTATGGGAAGGAGAAGCCTATTAGAGTCATTTATGATGGATTTGGCCACTATGATGTATTCAAGTGTTCGACATGA
- the LOC123907668 gene encoding U-box domain-containing protein 45-like produces MMDVSEVEESFFAASDAKLHAEMCRSLSAIYCKILSIFPSLEAARPRSKSGIQALCSLHVALEKAKNVLQHCTESSKLYLAITGDSVLVKFEKAKCAIVDSLKLVEDIVSQSIACQIDEIVNEISGMVFALDPSEKQVGDDLIALLQQDRKFNNSNDSSELECFHMAATKLGITSSRAALTERRALKKLIERARAEEDKRKESIIAYLLHLMRKYSKLFRSEFSDDNDSQGSQPCSPTVQRPLEDGVPAGHCQAFDRQMSKLSSFNFKPNNKKSGQMPLPPEELRCPISLQLMSDPVIIASGQTYEKACIEKWFNDGHNTCPKTQQKLTHLSLTPNYCVKGLVASWCEQNGIPIPEGPPESLDFNYWRLALSDSESTNSRSVNSVNSCKMKGVKVVPLEENVILEKTEGNVTETLSTQEEEDSEQYLSFLKVLTEGNNWKKKCKVVERLRLLLRDDEEARIFMGANGFVEALFQFLQSAVREGHVKARENGAMALFNLAVNNNRNKELMISAGILSLLEEMVMISSTSSYSCATALYLNLSCLEEAKPVIGASQAVKFLIQMLQPKTEVQCKMDALHALYNISTVSSNVSNLISSGIINGLQSLLVGQTDCMWSEKSIAVLVNLAVSQVGRDEMILNPEVITTLASILDTGESLEQEQAVSCLLILCNRSEKCCEMVLQEGAIPALVSISVNGTSRGREKAQKLLMLFREQRQRDNSPAKTQYCSPEAGDLSMPSPEAKPLSKSISRRRVGKALSFLWKSKSYSVYQC; encoded by the exons ATGATGGATGTTTCTGAGGTCGAGGAAAGTTTCTTTGCAGCAAGTGATGCCAAG TTACATGCAGAAATGTGCAGAAGTCTTTCTGCAATATATTGTAAAATATTGTCAATATTTCCTTCTTTAGAAGCAGCTAGGCCTCGGAGCAAATCTGGAATTCAAGCATTATGTTCACTGCATGTAGCCTTAGAGAAGGCGAAGAACGTACTTCAGCACTGCACAGAGTCTAGTAAACTTTACTTG GCTATAACTGGAGATTCCGTTCTTGTAAAATTTGAGAAGGCCAAGTGTGCTATTGTAGATAGTCTTAAGCTGGTAGAAGATATTGTTTCCCAATCAATTGCATGTCAG ATTGATGAAATTGTGAACGAAATTTCTGGTATGGTGTTTGCGCTTGATCCATCAGAGAAACAAGTTGGGGATGATTTAATTGCATTGCTTCAGCAGGATAGAAAGTTTAACAACTCTAATGACAGTAGTGAACTTGAGTGTTTTCATATGGCTGCTACTAAACTTGGAATCACGTCTTCCAGAGCAGCTCTCACTGAAAGAAGAGCTCTAAAAAAACTCATTGAAAGGGCTCGGGCCGAGGAAGACAAGAGGAAGGAATCAATTATTGCATATCTATTACACCTTATGAGGAAATACTCCAAGTTATTTAGAAGTGAGTTCTCTGATGATAATGATTCTCAAGGTTCTCAACCTTGTTCTCCCACCGTTCAGAGACCCCTCGAGGATGGTGTTCCTGCTGGTCATTGTCAAGCCTTTGATAGACAGATGTCAAAACTTAGTTCCTTTAATTTTAAGCCGAACAATAAGAAATCGGGACAAATGCCCCTTCCACCAGAAGAATTAAGGTGTCCAATCTCTCTGCAACTTATGAGTGATCCTGTTATAATTGCTTCTGGACAGACATATGAAAAAGCTTGTATAGAAAAATGGTTCAATGATGGGCACAACACCTGCCCAAAGACTCAACAGAAACTCACACATCTTTCTTTGACTCCTAATTACTGTGTCAAGGGTCTTGTAGCTAGTTGGTGTGAACAGAATGGAATTCCTATTCCCGAAGGTCCTCCCGAATCTCTTGATTTTAATTACTGGAGATTGGCATTATCAGATTCTGAATCCACAAATTCAAGATCTGTAAACAGTGTCAACTCTTGCAAAATGAAGGGTGTCAAAGTTGTTCCTCTCGAAGAGAATGTTATCTTAGAGAAAACTGAGGGAAATGTAACTGAAACTTTGTCTACACAAGAAGAGGAAGACAGTGAGCAGTATCTTAGTTTTCTGAAAGTATTGACTGAAGGGAACAATTGGAAGAAAAAGTGTAAAGTAGTAGAGAGGTTGAGGCTGTTGCTGCGGGACGATGAGGAAGCCAGGATTTTTATGGGGGCTAATGGATTTGTTGAAGCACTTTTTCAGTTCCTGCAATCAGCTGTGCGTGAAGGGCATGTGAAGGCTCGGGAAAATGGAGCTATGGCTCTGTTCAACCTGGCTGTGAATAACAACAG AAATAAGGAACTTATGATATCAGCAGGAATCTTATCATTGTTGGAGGAAATGGTAATGATTTCAAGCACCAGTTCATACAGTTGTGCAACCGCCCTGTATCTGAATCTTTCTTGCCTCGAAGAAGCCAAGCCAGTGATTGGCGCGAGTCAGGCTGTGAAGTTCCTGATCCAGATGCTTCAACCTAAGACAGAAGTCCAGTGCAAGATGGATGCCCTTCATGCACTCTATAATATTTCTACTGTGTCCTCGAATGTTTCAAACCTTATTTCTTCTGGCATCATCAATGGCCTACAATCCCTTCTTGTTGGCCAAACTGATTGCATGTGGTCAGAAAAAAGCATAGCTGTTTTGGTTAATTTGGCGGTTTCTCAGGTAGGAAGAGATGAAATGATCTTGAATCCTGAAGTGATAACCACGTTGGCTTCTATACTTGATACCGGTGAATCATTAGAGCAGGAACAAGCTGTGTCTTGTCTCCTAATATTATGTAACAGGAGTGAGAAATGTTGTGAGATGGTCTTGCAAGAAGGGGCTATACCTGCATTGGTGTCAATATCGGTAAATGGAACCTCAAGAGGAAGAGAGAAAGCTCAAAAGCTGTTGATGCTCTTTCGAGAGCAGCGACAACGAGACAATTCACCTGCTAAGACTCAATACTGCTCACCTGAAGCTGGTGATTTGTCCATGCCTTCTCCAGAAGCGAAACCGCTAAGTAAATCAATATCTAGAAGAAGAGTGGGGAAAGCTTTAAGTTTTCTATGGAAAAGCAAGAGCTATTCTGTTTACCAGTGCTAG
- the LOC123904260 gene encoding ankyrin-1-like: MIVLVNSNTTGLRKRVFPIDYETEMSQRLVDAVHNGETDIAIECLLNPSVDVNFIGTVLLKSKTTEIELQDELPHRVNSVYEEFKTDVTALFLAAHSGNLPLLRKLLNVGANVNVRLFRGYATTAAVREGHLKVLEVLINGGASQLACEEAILEASYVGRATFAELLMQSNMIRPPVATHALVSACCRGFIEVVDVLIKHGVDVNAMDRILLQSSKPFLHANVDCNALFAAVVSRQINVVRLLLQVGVRLDIKVKLGAWSWETDTGEEFRVGVGLAEPYPITWCAVEYFEYTGTILHMLLQHLSPNGFHIGRTLLHHTIVCNNERALNILLNNGVDTELVLQTTEETNVHPIHMAARLGSCNILQSLIDGKCNLDSQTKFGDTALMICTRYKNEKCLRLLVSSGADLGIVNSSGQCATSLANFVQWSNEYQKAILDIIRGGKVVKSSNASGFSALLLVTHANDIEALKKLIENKNINLDEQNENGFSAAMIACAGGNVEAFKLLLYAGADVINLKNKHGLTALNLIDLNQKGENGEKFHKVMFEYALKKGCNVITLAEANPLHRAACYGDINIVEKLLKQGYYDVNGFDGNGYTPLMLAARENKGEMCEILISYGAKFDIKNEKHETALLLARKNGKGNDAESVILDELARRVVTCGACVKKHTKCGKGFPHKKQLVMVGAAGILRWGKSNKRNVVCKVAEVGPSERFRWNRRKKFDVDEPGMFYIVTAKNKEVHFVCEGGVEMAELWVRGIRLVTREAIFGSKANTG; the protein is encoded by the exons ATGATTGTGTTAGTGAATTCTAATACTACAGGTTTAAGAAAACGAGTTTTTCCAATTGATTACGAAACAGAAATGTCACAGCGTCTCGTAGATGCTGTTCATAACGGTGAAACAGATATTGCCATTGAATGTTTATTGAATCCTTCTGTCGATGTTAACTTCATTGGAACGGTGTTGTTGAAATCCAAAACGACGGAGATTGAGCTTCAAGATGAGTTACCTCACCGAGTGAACTCGGTGTATGAAGAGTTTAAAACTGATGTTACTGCTCTGTTTTTGGCTGCACATTCTGGAAATTTGCCACTCCTTCGTAAATTACTG AATGTGGGAGCTAATGTAAATGTGAGATTGTTCCGGGGCTATGCTACAACAGCAGCAGTGAGGGAAGGACATCTTAAAGTATTGGAGGTTCTTATCAACGGTGGCGCGTCACAACTTGCATGTGAAGAAGCTATACTTGAAGCAAGCTACGTAGGACGGGCCACATTTGCGGAACTACTCATGCAGTCCAACATGATCCGTCCTCCGGTTGCAACTCACGCCCTTGTTTCTGCTTGTTGCAGAGGCTTCATTGAGGTTGTTGATGTACTCATCAAG CATGGAGTGGATGTCAATGCAATGGATAGGATTCTGCTTCAATCTTCAAAGCCATTTCTTCACGCTAATGTTGATTGCAATGCATTATTTGCTGCTGTGGTCAGCAGGCAGATTAATGTTGTTAGACTATTGTTGCAG GTTGGTGTAAGACTTGATATCAAGGTGAAATTGGGAGCTTGGTCTTGGGAAACCGATACAGGAGAAGAATTTCGAGTCGGTGTTGGACTAGCCGAGCCTTATCCAATCACATGGTGTGCTGTAGAATATTTTGAATACACTGGAACTATACTTCATATGCTTCTCCAACACCTCTCACCTAATGGTTTCCACATCGGAAGAACTCTCTTGCACCACACCATTGTTTGTAACAATGAAAGAGCATTGAATATACTTCTCAATAATGGCGTGGATACAGAATTAGTACTTCAAACTACTGAAGAAACCAATGTACACCCTATTCACATGGCTGCGCGACTTGGATCATGCAACATTCTTCAGTCTTTGATTGATGGTAAGTGTAACTTGGACTCACAAACAAAATTTGGTGACACAGCATTGATGATTTGTACAAGGTATAAAAATGAGAAGTGTCTAAGACTTTTAGTATCTTCGGGAGCTGATTTGGGGATTGTAAATTCGTCTGGTCAATGTGCAACTTCATTAGCAAATTTTGTTCAGTGGAGTAACGAATATCAGAAAGCAATTTTGGATATAATTAGAGGCGGAAAGGTTGTTAAATCAAGCAATGCGTCTGGATTTTCAGCTTTGTTATTGGTCACTCACGCGAATGACATAGAGGCTTTGAAAAAACtcattgaaaataaaaacataaatctAGATGAACAAAACGAGAATGGATTTTCAGCTGCAATGATAGCTTGTGCAGGGGGTAATGTGGAAGCTTTCAAGTTGCTTCTTTATGCTGGAGCCGATGTAATTAATCTCAAAAACAAACATGGTTTAACAGCTCTTAATCTCATAGACTTGAACCAAAAAGGTGAAAATGGTGAAAAATTCCATAAGGTGATGTTTGAATATGCACTTAAAAAGGGATGCAATGTTATTACCTTAGCCGAGGCGAATCCTCTTCACCGTGCAGCTTGTTATGGAGACATAAACATTGTCGAAAAGTTATTAAAACAAGGGTATTATGATGTGAATGGTTTTGATGGAAATGGGTATACACCATTGATGTTAGCAGCAAGAGAAAACAAAGGAGAAATGTGTGAGATTTTGATATCTTATGGAGCGAAATTCGATATCAAGAATGAAAAACATGAAACAGCACTTTTACTTGCAAGAAAAAATGGCAAAGGAAATGATGCAGAGAGTGTGATATTAGATGAGTTAGCTAGAAGAGTAGTGACGTGTGGTGCATGTGTGAAGAAACATACAAAATGTGGTAAAGGGTTTCCTCATAAGAAACAATTGGTAATGGTTGGTGCTGCTGGAATATTACGTTGGGGGAAATCGAATAAGAGAAATGTTGTTTGTAAAGTGGCTGAGGTTGGACCAAGTGAAAGATTTCGATGGAACCGTAGGAAGAAGTTCGATGTTGATGAGCCAGGAATGTTTTATATTGTTACTGCTAAAAATAAGGAGGTACATTTTGTTTGTGAAGGTGGGGTTGAAATGGCTGAGTTATGGGTTAGAGGGATTAGATTAGTAACAAGAGAAGCTATTTTTGGTTCTAAAGCTAATACTGGTTAA
- the LOC123907669 gene encoding OVARIAN TUMOR DOMAIN-containing deubiquitinating enzyme 4-like isoform X2, with amino-acid sequence MLRSNLPIIRIPGDGRCMFRSVVYGACLRTGDPPPSLTRQKELADELRAKVVDEFIKRRADTEWFLEGDFNTYTVQMRKSQAWGGEPELLMSSHVLQSMGRRSLLESFMMDLATMMYSSVRHDIIRITRSPNVVTLFL; translated from the exons ATGCTTCGTAGCAACCTTCCCATAATTC gaaTACCAGGAGATGGCAGATGTATGTTTAGATCTGTGGTCTATGGTGCCTGCCTCAGAACAGGTGACCCACCTCCAAGTCTCACCAGGCAAAAAGAACTTGCAGATGAACTAAGAGCCAAA GTTGTGGATGAATTCATCAAGAGGAGAGCAGACACTGAGTG GTTTCTTGAAGGCGACTTTAACACCTATACCGTACAAATGAGAAAGTCTCAAGCATGGGGTGGAGAACCTGAACTTCTCATGTCATCACATGTTTTACA GAGTATGGGAAGGAGAAGCCTATTAGAGTCATTTATGATGGATTTGGCCACTATGATGTATTCAAGTGTTCGACATGATATCATACGCATAACGCGCAGTCCTAATGTTGTAACTTTGTTTTTATGA